The following coding sequences lie in one Phalacrocorax aristotelis chromosome 2, bGulAri2.1, whole genome shotgun sequence genomic window:
- the LOC142053826 gene encoding uncharacterized protein LOC142053826 isoform X2 has product MALPWALLLLGEVLAQDAAAQGCLLPPAAYNAALGRPASQSSIFPNISIAANAVDGNRDGVWQHGSCARTLTEREPWWSVDLGGRRAVAAVVVKNRQDCCWHRLRGAQVHVGDAPAERGRDNPICGVITDAGPGSLSTICCHGLPGRYVSILIPGRVDTLVLCEVEVVLQGCLPLPGAPNVARGRAVAQSSTLNVISLAANAVDGNGDADWERGSCAHTEKEPEPWWRVDLGRRHAVYAVAVTNRRDCCWESLLGAQVHVGDSLADHGKRNPVCGTILDTGPGSTSTVCCNGLPGRYVTVIIPGREDFLVLCEVEVTVQSCVPPPGAQNLALRRPAAQSSTAGRAGSAINAVDGNRDGNWQHGSCSQTEREPEPWWTVDLGRRHAVAAVVVRNRLDCCWHRLKGARVHVGDSLAGHGTNNPVCGTVTDTGPGSASTVCCRGLRGRYVTVAVAGREERLSLCEVEVVEQGCAAPPGAQNVALGRPAAQSSVLDPSSSAANAVDGNRDGNWEQGSCAHTAEEPEPWWRVDLGRRHAVYAVVVKNRHDCCWESLKGAEVRVGDSLVDRGRRNPVCGVITDASPGSLSTVCCHGLRGRYVSILIPNREDALVLCEVEVIRQGCSPLPGAPNVAREQRATQSSTSNDSGVASKAVDGNRDGVWQRGSCSHTRREREPWWSVDLGGRRAVAAVVVKNRQDCCWHRLRGAQVHVGDAPAERGRDNPICGVITDAGPGSLSTICCHGLPGRYVTVTVPGREEQLALCEVEVYTVLPEL; this is encoded by the exons ATGGCCCTgccctgggctctgctgctgctcggCGAGGTCCTGGCGCAGGACGCGGCCGCCCAGGGCTGCCTCCTCCCGCCGGCCG CTTATAACGCGGCACTGGGGCGTCCGGCCAGCCAGTCGTCCATCTTTCCCAACATCAGCATCGCCGCCAACGCGGTGGACGGGAACCGGGACGGCGTGTGGCAGCACGGCTCCTGTGCCCGCACGCTGACGGAGCGGGAGCCGTGGTGGAGCGTGGACCTGGGCGGCCGCCGTGCCGTGGCGGCCGTGGTGGTGAAGAACCGGCAGGATTGCTGCTGGCACCGGCTGCGGGGGGCGCAGGTCCACGTCGGGGACGCGCCGGCCGAGCGCGGCAGGGACAACCCCAT CTGCGGCGTCATCACGGACGCCGGCCCCGGGTCGCTCAGCACCATCTGCTGCCACGGGCTGCCCGGTCGCTACGTCTCCATCCTCATCCCCGGCCGGGTGGACACGCTGGTGCTGTGCGAGGTGGAGgtggtgctgcagggctgcctccccctgcccggAG CCCCCAACGTGGCTCGGGGCCGCGCCGTTGCCCAGTCGTCCACGTTGAACGTCATCAGCTTGGCCGCCAACGCCGTGGACGGGAACGGCGATGCCGACTGGGAGCGTGGCTCCTGCGCCCACACCGAGAAGGAGCCGGAGCCGTGGTGGCGCGTGGACCTGGGCCGTCGGCACGCTGTCTACGCCGTCGCCGTCACCAACCGGCGCGACTGCTGCTGGGAGAGCCTCCTCGGCGCCCAGGTCCATGTCGGGGACTCCCTGGCTGACCACGGCAAGCGCAACCCCGT CTGCGGGACCATCTTGGACACCGGCCCCGGCTCCACCAGCACCGTCTGCTGTAACGGGCTGCCAGGGCGCTACGTCACCGTCATCATCCCCGGCCGGGAGGATTTCCTCGTGCTTTGCGAAGTGGAGGTGACGGTACAGAGCTGCGTCCCCCCGCCCGGCG CCCAAAACCTGGCCCTGCGGCGCCCGGCGGCACAGTCCTCCACAGCCGGCCGCGCCGGCAGTGCCATCAACGCCGTGGACGGGAACCGGGACGGAAACTGGCAGCACGGCTCCTGCTCTCAAACCGAGAGGGAGCCAGAGCCGTGGTGGACAGTGGACCTGGGCCGGCGCCACGCCGTGGCGGCCGTGGTGGTGAGGAACCGCCTGGACTGCTGCTGGCACCGGCTGAAGGGCGCCCGCGTCCACGTCGGGGACTCCCTCGCCGGCCACGGCACCAATAACCCCGT CTGCGGCACCGTCACGGACACCGGCCCCGGCTCCGCCAGCACCGTCTGCTGCCGCGGGCTGCGCGGCCGCTACGTCACCGTCGCCGTCGCCGGccgggaggagcggctgagcCTGTGCGAGGTGGAGGTGgtggagcagggctgtgccgCGCCGCCCGGGG CCCAGAACGTGGCGCTGGGCCGCCCGGCCGCCCAGTCCTCCGTGCTGGACCCCAGCAGCAGCGCCGCCAACGCCGTCGATGGGAACCGGGACGGCAACTGGGAGCAGGGCTCCTGCGCCCACACCGCGGAGGAGCCGGAGCCATGGTGGCGCGTGGATCTGGGCCGTCGGCACGCCGTCTACGCCGTGGTGGTGAAGAACCGCCACGACTGTTGCTGGGAGAGCCTGAAGGGCGCCGAGGTCCGTGTCGGGGACTCCCTGGTCGACCGTGGCCGCCGCAACCCCGT CTGCGGCGTCATCACGGACGCCAGCCCCGGTTCGCTCAGCACCGTCTGCTGCCACGGCCTTCGCGGTCGCTACGtctccatcctcatccccaACCGGGAGGACGCGCTGGTGCTGTGCGAGGTGGAGGTGATCCGGCAAGGCTGCTCCCCGCTGCCCGGAG CCCCCAATGTGGCGCGGGAGCAACGGGCGACGCAATCCTCCACCTCCAACGATTCCGGCGTCGCGTCGAAGGCGGTGGACGGGAACCGGGACGGCGTGTGGCAGCGCGGCTCCTGCAGCCACACGCGGCGAGAGCGGGAGCCGTGGTGGAGCGTGGACCTGGGCGGCCGCCGCGCCGTGGCGGCCGTGGTGGTGAAGAACCGGCAGGATTGCTGCTGGCACCGGCTGCGGGGGGCGCAGGTCCACGTCGGGGATGCGCCGGCCGAGCGCGGCAGGGACAACCCCAT CTGCGGCGTCATCACAGACGCCGGCCCCGGGTCGCTCAGCACCATCTGCTGCCACGGGCTGCCCGGTCGCTACGTCACCGTCACCGTCCCCGGCCGGGAGGAGCAGCTGGCTCTCTGTGAGGTCGAGGTTTACACCGTCCTCCCCGAACTCTGA
- the LOC142053826 gene encoding uncharacterized protein LOC142053826 isoform X1, giving the protein MALPWALLLLGEVLAQDAAAQGCLLPPAAYNAALGRPASQSSIFPNISIAANAVDGNRDGVWQHGSCARTLTEREPWWSVDLGGRRAVAAVVVKNRQDCCWHRLRGAQVHVGDAPAERGRDNPICGVITDAGPGSLSTICCHGLPGRYVSILIPGRVDTLVLCEVEVVLQGCLPLPGGEGLAVGSQRVGNRSRQPRATLSPVIPAPNVARGRAVAQSSTLNVISLAANAVDGNGDADWERGSCAHTEKEPEPWWRVDLGRRHAVYAVAVTNRRDCCWESLLGAQVHVGDSLADHGKRNPVCGTILDTGPGSTSTVCCNGLPGRYVTVIIPGREDFLVLCEVEVTVQSCVPPPGAQNLALRRPAAQSSTAGRAGSAINAVDGNRDGNWQHGSCSQTEREPEPWWTVDLGRRHAVAAVVVRNRLDCCWHRLKGARVHVGDSLAGHGTNNPVCGTVTDTGPGSASTVCCRGLRGRYVTVAVAGREERLSLCEVEVVEQGCAAPPGAQNVALGRPAAQSSVLDPSSSAANAVDGNRDGNWEQGSCAHTAEEPEPWWRVDLGRRHAVYAVVVKNRHDCCWESLKGAEVRVGDSLVDRGRRNPVCGVITDASPGSLSTVCCHGLRGRYVSILIPNREDALVLCEVEVIRQGCSPLPGAPNVAREQRATQSSTSNDSGVASKAVDGNRDGVWQRGSCSHTRREREPWWSVDLGGRRAVAAVVVKNRQDCCWHRLRGAQVHVGDAPAERGRDNPICGVITDAGPGSLSTICCHGLPGRYVTVTVPGREEQLALCEVEVYTVLPEL; this is encoded by the exons ATGGCCCTgccctgggctctgctgctgctcggCGAGGTCCTGGCGCAGGACGCGGCCGCCCAGGGCTGCCTCCTCCCGCCGGCCG CTTATAACGCGGCACTGGGGCGTCCGGCCAGCCAGTCGTCCATCTTTCCCAACATCAGCATCGCCGCCAACGCGGTGGACGGGAACCGGGACGGCGTGTGGCAGCACGGCTCCTGTGCCCGCACGCTGACGGAGCGGGAGCCGTGGTGGAGCGTGGACCTGGGCGGCCGCCGTGCCGTGGCGGCCGTGGTGGTGAAGAACCGGCAGGATTGCTGCTGGCACCGGCTGCGGGGGGCGCAGGTCCACGTCGGGGACGCGCCGGCCGAGCGCGGCAGGGACAACCCCAT CTGCGGCGTCATCACGGACGCCGGCCCCGGGTCGCTCAGCACCATCTGCTGCCACGGGCTGCCCGGTCGCTACGTCTCCATCCTCATCCCCGGCCGGGTGGACACGCTGGTGCTGTGCGAGGTGGAGgtggtgctgcagggctgcctccccctgcccggAGGTGAGGGGCTCGCGGTGGGGAGCCAGCGGGTCGGCAACCGGAGCCGGCAGCCTCGTGCCACGCTCTCTCCGGTAATTCCAGCCCCCAACGTGGCTCGGGGCCGCGCCGTTGCCCAGTCGTCCACGTTGAACGTCATCAGCTTGGCCGCCAACGCCGTGGACGGGAACGGCGATGCCGACTGGGAGCGTGGCTCCTGCGCCCACACCGAGAAGGAGCCGGAGCCGTGGTGGCGCGTGGACCTGGGCCGTCGGCACGCTGTCTACGCCGTCGCCGTCACCAACCGGCGCGACTGCTGCTGGGAGAGCCTCCTCGGCGCCCAGGTCCATGTCGGGGACTCCCTGGCTGACCACGGCAAGCGCAACCCCGT CTGCGGGACCATCTTGGACACCGGCCCCGGCTCCACCAGCACCGTCTGCTGTAACGGGCTGCCAGGGCGCTACGTCACCGTCATCATCCCCGGCCGGGAGGATTTCCTCGTGCTTTGCGAAGTGGAGGTGACGGTACAGAGCTGCGTCCCCCCGCCCGGCG CCCAAAACCTGGCCCTGCGGCGCCCGGCGGCACAGTCCTCCACAGCCGGCCGCGCCGGCAGTGCCATCAACGCCGTGGACGGGAACCGGGACGGAAACTGGCAGCACGGCTCCTGCTCTCAAACCGAGAGGGAGCCAGAGCCGTGGTGGACAGTGGACCTGGGCCGGCGCCACGCCGTGGCGGCCGTGGTGGTGAGGAACCGCCTGGACTGCTGCTGGCACCGGCTGAAGGGCGCCCGCGTCCACGTCGGGGACTCCCTCGCCGGCCACGGCACCAATAACCCCGT CTGCGGCACCGTCACGGACACCGGCCCCGGCTCCGCCAGCACCGTCTGCTGCCGCGGGCTGCGCGGCCGCTACGTCACCGTCGCCGTCGCCGGccgggaggagcggctgagcCTGTGCGAGGTGGAGGTGgtggagcagggctgtgccgCGCCGCCCGGGG CCCAGAACGTGGCGCTGGGCCGCCCGGCCGCCCAGTCCTCCGTGCTGGACCCCAGCAGCAGCGCCGCCAACGCCGTCGATGGGAACCGGGACGGCAACTGGGAGCAGGGCTCCTGCGCCCACACCGCGGAGGAGCCGGAGCCATGGTGGCGCGTGGATCTGGGCCGTCGGCACGCCGTCTACGCCGTGGTGGTGAAGAACCGCCACGACTGTTGCTGGGAGAGCCTGAAGGGCGCCGAGGTCCGTGTCGGGGACTCCCTGGTCGACCGTGGCCGCCGCAACCCCGT CTGCGGCGTCATCACGGACGCCAGCCCCGGTTCGCTCAGCACCGTCTGCTGCCACGGCCTTCGCGGTCGCTACGtctccatcctcatccccaACCGGGAGGACGCGCTGGTGCTGTGCGAGGTGGAGGTGATCCGGCAAGGCTGCTCCCCGCTGCCCGGAG CCCCCAATGTGGCGCGGGAGCAACGGGCGACGCAATCCTCCACCTCCAACGATTCCGGCGTCGCGTCGAAGGCGGTGGACGGGAACCGGGACGGCGTGTGGCAGCGCGGCTCCTGCAGCCACACGCGGCGAGAGCGGGAGCCGTGGTGGAGCGTGGACCTGGGCGGCCGCCGCGCCGTGGCGGCCGTGGTGGTGAAGAACCGGCAGGATTGCTGCTGGCACCGGCTGCGGGGGGCGCAGGTCCACGTCGGGGATGCGCCGGCCGAGCGCGGCAGGGACAACCCCAT CTGCGGCGTCATCACAGACGCCGGCCCCGGGTCGCTCAGCACCATCTGCTGCCACGGGCTGCCCGGTCGCTACGTCACCGTCACCGTCCCCGGCCGGGAGGAGCAGCTGGCTCTCTGTGAGGTCGAGGTTTACACCGTCCTCCCCGAACTCTGA
- the LOC142053827 gene encoding alanine aminotransferase 1-like isoform X2 yields MPRSAESLTINPGPLPVPGPRSPAALAPAPAMAADGSSGGTGLPPSPVNPGSRHTPPSPLQLLLERATAIEEELAQGKKKPFTEVTRCHSGDAVAAGRQPLTFLRQVAAVCAYPELLGAECVPADAKRRAGLILRHLQGGSPGAYNLEYVMDTVTEKVARYLEQRDGGIPSDPRCVVPCGGTAAAVVDAVSLVVDELAAWPTGVLVPTPGPRLHVAAAALAGAVAVPYPLDEEQGWAVAGGAVRRVLRQARATCHPKVLCVINPGDPTGHVLSRQNMEDIIRLAAEENLLLLADEVLQEQAFLPGRPFLSFKRVLWEMGAPLASTVQLISFYSLSKGTGGGGYRAGFFELHNIDPSVLKCFYTWGMSVYPPILGQVMLDAAMDPPLPKEPSETASEEAVPCCAGRDAGAGAARPHPLPRRLPARLLLTWGDPGLCMCPPQIHDPH; encoded by the exons ATGCCGCGCTCTGCCGAGTCCCTAACCATTAACCCAGGTCCCCTCCCTGTCCCGGGGCCGCGCTCGCCCGCGGCTCTGGCTCCTGCCCCCGCCATGGCGGCGGATGGCTCCTCGGGGGGCACCGGCCTCCCCCCGTCTCCGGTGAATCCCGGCAGCCGGCACACGCCGCCGTccccactgcagctgctgcttgagCGGGCTACTGCCATCGAGGAGGAGCTGGCCCAG GGCAAGAAGAAGCCCTTCACCGAGGTGACCCGCTGCCATTCGGGGGACGCGGTTGCCGCCGGCCGCCAGCCCCTCACCTTCCTCCGGCAG GTGGCCGCCGTCTGCGCGTACCCCGAGCTTCTGGGTGCCGAGTGTGTGCCGGCGGACGCCAAGCGGCGCGCGGGCCTGATCCTGCGGCACCTGCAGGGCGGCAGCCCAG GGGCGTACAACCTGGAGTACGTCATGGACACGGTGACCGAAAAGGTGGCGCGTTACCTGGAGCAGAGGGACGGCGGCATCCCCAGCGACCCCCGCTGCGTCGTCCCCTGCGGTGGCACCGCGGCGGCCGTGGTG GACGCGGTGTCGCTGGTGGTGGACGAGTTGGCGGCGTGGCCGACGGGCGTGCTGGTGCCGACGCCGGGGCCCCGGCTCCacgtggcggcggcggcgttGGCGGGCGCCGTGGCCGTGCCGTACCCGCTGGAcgaggagcagggctgggccgTGGCCGGCGGTGCGGTGCGGCGGGTGCTGCGGCAGGCGAGGGCGACGTGCCACCCCAAGGTGCTCTGCGTCATCAACCCCGGGGACCCCACGG GGCACGTGCTGAGCCGGCAGAACATGGAGGACATCATCCGGCTGGCGGCCGAGGAGAACCTCCTGCTGCTGGCGGATGAG gtgctgcaggagcaaGCCTTCCTCCCCGGCCgccccttcctctccttcaaGCGGGTGCTGTGGGAGATGGGTGCCCCACTCGCCTCCACCGTCCAGCTCATCTCCTTCTACTCTCTCTCCAAGGGCACTGGGGG GGGCGGTTACCGGGCGGGTTTCTTCGAGCTGCACAACATCGACCCGAGCGTCCTCAAGTGTTTCTACACGTGGGGGATGTCGGTGTATCCCCCCATCCTGGGGCAGGTGATGCTGGACGCAGCCATGGACCCCCCGCTGCCCAAGGAGCCCTCGGAGACGGCTTCTGAGGAG GCTGTCCCTTGCTGCGCCGGCCGAGACGCTGGAGCGGGTGCTGCTCGCCCTCACCCGCTTCCACGCCGCCTTCCTGCGAGACTTCTCCTGACGTGGGGCGACCCTGGCCTGTGTATGTGTCCCCCCCAAATCCATGACCCCCATTAA
- the LOC142053827 gene encoding alanine aminotransferase 1-like isoform X1, with protein sequence MPRSAESLTINPGPLPVPGPRSPAALAPAPAMAADGSSGGTGLPPSPVNPGSRHTPPSPLQLLLERATAIEEELAQGKKKPFTEVTRCHSGDAVAAGRQPLTFLRQVAAVCAYPELLGAECVPADAKRRAGLILRHLQGGSPGAYNLEYVMDTVTEKVARYLEQRDGGIPSDPRCVVPCGGTAAAVVDAVSLVVDELAAWPTGVLVPTPGPRLHVAAAALAGAVAVPYPLDEEQGWAVAGGAVRRVLRQARATCHPKVLCVINPGDPTGHVLSRQNMEDIIRLAAEENLLLLADEVLQEQAFLPGRPFLSFKRVLWEMGAPLASTVQLISFYSLSKGTGGGGYRAGFFELHNIDPSVLKCFYTWGMSVYPPILGQVMLDAAMDPPLPKEPSETASEEHGQGLRRDLARNARLVQEALGGAPGIRCQPVQSGPRAFPRVQLPPRALRRARAVPCCAGRDAGAGAARPHPLPRRLPARLLLTWGDPGLCMCPPQIHDPH encoded by the exons ATGCCGCGCTCTGCCGAGTCCCTAACCATTAACCCAGGTCCCCTCCCTGTCCCGGGGCCGCGCTCGCCCGCGGCTCTGGCTCCTGCCCCCGCCATGGCGGCGGATGGCTCCTCGGGGGGCACCGGCCTCCCCCCGTCTCCGGTGAATCCCGGCAGCCGGCACACGCCGCCGTccccactgcagctgctgcttgagCGGGCTACTGCCATCGAGGAGGAGCTGGCCCAG GGCAAGAAGAAGCCCTTCACCGAGGTGACCCGCTGCCATTCGGGGGACGCGGTTGCCGCCGGCCGCCAGCCCCTCACCTTCCTCCGGCAG GTGGCCGCCGTCTGCGCGTACCCCGAGCTTCTGGGTGCCGAGTGTGTGCCGGCGGACGCCAAGCGGCGCGCGGGCCTGATCCTGCGGCACCTGCAGGGCGGCAGCCCAG GGGCGTACAACCTGGAGTACGTCATGGACACGGTGACCGAAAAGGTGGCGCGTTACCTGGAGCAGAGGGACGGCGGCATCCCCAGCGACCCCCGCTGCGTCGTCCCCTGCGGTGGCACCGCGGCGGCCGTGGTG GACGCGGTGTCGCTGGTGGTGGACGAGTTGGCGGCGTGGCCGACGGGCGTGCTGGTGCCGACGCCGGGGCCCCGGCTCCacgtggcggcggcggcgttGGCGGGCGCCGTGGCCGTGCCGTACCCGCTGGAcgaggagcagggctgggccgTGGCCGGCGGTGCGGTGCGGCGGGTGCTGCGGCAGGCGAGGGCGACGTGCCACCCCAAGGTGCTCTGCGTCATCAACCCCGGGGACCCCACGG GGCACGTGCTGAGCCGGCAGAACATGGAGGACATCATCCGGCTGGCGGCCGAGGAGAACCTCCTGCTGCTGGCGGATGAG gtgctgcaggagcaaGCCTTCCTCCCCGGCCgccccttcctctccttcaaGCGGGTGCTGTGGGAGATGGGTGCCCCACTCGCCTCCACCGTCCAGCTCATCTCCTTCTACTCTCTCTCCAAGGGCACTGGGGG GGGCGGTTACCGGGCGGGTTTCTTCGAGCTGCACAACATCGACCCGAGCGTCCTCAAGTGTTTCTACACGTGGGGGATGTCGGTGTATCCCCCCATCCTGGGGCAGGTGATGCTGGACGCAGCCATGGACCCCCCGCTGCCCAAGGAGCCCTCGGAGACGGCTTCTGAGGAG cacGGGCAGGGGCTGCGCCGTGACCTGGCCCGCAATGCCCGGCTGGTGCAAGAAGCGCTGGGTGGAGCCCCCGGTATCCGCTGCCAGCCCGTGCAGAGCGGCCCCCGCGCCTTCCCCCGCGTCCAGCTCCCGCCCCGCGCCCTGCGCCGGGCCCGG GCTGTCCCTTGCTGCGCCGGCCGAGACGCTGGAGCGGGTGCTGCTCGCCCTCACCCGCTTCCACGCCGCCTTCCTGCGAGACTTCTCCTGACGTGGGGCGACCCTGGCCTGTGTATGTGTCCCCCCCAAATCCATGACCCCCATTAA